The proteins below are encoded in one region of Hordeum vulgare subsp. vulgare chromosome 3H, MorexV3_pseudomolecules_assembly, whole genome shotgun sequence:
- the LOC123440815 gene encoding putative glutaredoxin-C2 has protein sequence MAERVTAMASQGTVVIFGASSCCMSHTMTRLFAELGVSSTVHEVDKDPQREDLERALAAMVGQSPAVPAVFIRGALVGGTRQVLELHLGGHLVPLLRQAGALWS, from the coding sequence ATGGCAGAGAGGGTGACCGCGATGGCGTCGCAGGGCACGGTGGTGATCTTTGGGGCGAGCAGCTGCTGCATGTCCCACACCATGACGAGGCTCTTTGCGGAGCTGGGCGTCAGCTCTACGGTGCACGAGGTGGACAAGGACCCCCAGAGGGAGGATCTGGAGAGGGCGCTCGCTGCCATGGTGGGCCAGAGCCCGGCGGTGCCTGCGGTATTCATCCGTGGCGCGCTCGTCGGCGGCACCAGGCAGGTCCTGGAGCTGCACCTCGGCGGCCATCTCGTGCCGTTGCTCCGCCAGGCCGGTGCCTTGTGGTCCTGA